One region of Pyramidobacter sp. YE332 genomic DNA includes:
- a CDS encoding 2-oxoacid:acceptor oxidoreductase family protein, translated as MAGFYKELIAAGFGGQGVMMLGQLVAYAGMDEGRNVSWIPSYGPEMRGGTANCSTVVSEEPVGSPIINKCDVCVVFNQPSLAKFESSPRAGGVLVYNSDLVKYENPRQDITVIPVPAEKLAAECGSPKTANIVLLGAAVAASGIISRESAKHVVEEKLGKKKPQFLPMNLKALQCGFEQADKA; from the coding sequence ATGGCTGGATTTTACAAAGAATTGATCGCGGCCGGTTTTGGCGGGCAGGGAGTCATGATGCTGGGGCAACTTGTCGCCTATGCCGGTATGGACGAGGGGCGCAACGTATCCTGGATCCCTTCCTACGGTCCCGAGATGCGCGGCGGCACCGCGAATTGCAGCACCGTTGTCAGCGAAGAGCCTGTGGGTTCGCCGATCATCAACAAGTGCGATGTCTGCGTGGTGTTCAATCAGCCGTCGCTGGCCAAATTCGAGAGCTCGCCCCGAGCGGGAGGCGTTCTGGTTTATAACAGCGATCTCGTGAAATACGAAAATCCGCGTCAGGATATCACGGTGATTCCCGTTCCCGCCGAGAAGCTCGCGGCCGAGTGCGGCAGCCCCAAGACGGCGAATATCGTCCTGCTGGGCGCGGCCGTCGCCGCCTCCGGGATCATCAGCCGCGAGTCTGCGAAACATGTCGTGGAAGAAAAGCTTGGCAAGAAAAAGCCGCAGTTCTTGCCGATGAATCTCAAGGCTCTGCAGTGCGGTTTCGAGCAGGCGGACAAAGCCTGA
- a CDS encoding histidine phosphatase family protein, translating to MTTRKILLLRHGQTDWNAQMRFQGRMDIPLNELGMRQAAMAAERIAEWAPEEIYVSPLKRAVATAAIAADCERSALHVMEDLREIGFGDWEGQSVSSLRERGDDYSRWAAHPFSVKIPHAESADEIKIRIRRVLAALRKTRGQRILVVSHGGTLRAFLSEALNLSLEAVWKNFRMNNCALTGLEDTGEKFVLCFYNDTLHSAVSSQGASRKSLPVPF from the coding sequence ATGACGACGAGAAAAATTCTACTGCTGCGCCACGGCCAGACCGACTGGAACGCGCAGATGCGCTTTCAGGGGCGCATGGACATCCCCTTGAATGAACTGGGCATGCGGCAGGCGGCAATGGCTGCGGAGCGGATCGCCGAATGGGCTCCCGAGGAAATTTATGTCAGCCCTTTAAAAAGAGCTGTGGCGACGGCCGCGATCGCCGCAGACTGCGAGCGGAGCGCCCTTCATGTCATGGAGGATCTGCGCGAAATCGGCTTTGGCGATTGGGAAGGTCAAAGCGTCTCGTCGCTGCGGGAACGCGGCGACGATTATTCGCGTTGGGCGGCGCATCCGTTCTCCGTGAAAATCCCGCATGCGGAATCGGCCGACGAGATCAAAATCCGTATCAGAAGAGTCCTTGCCGCCTTGCGGAAAACGCGGGGACAACGTATTTTGGTGGTCTCGCACGGCGGAACTTTGCGGGCTTTTCTGTCCGAAGCTCTGAATCTCTCGCTGGAGGCGGTCTGGAAAAACTTCCGCATGAATAATTGCGCTTTGACCGGGCTTGAGGACACAGGAGAAAAATTTGTCCTCTGTTTTTATAACGACACGCTCCACAGCGCCGTTTCGTCGCAGGGAGCTTCACGGAAATCGCTGCCGGTGCCATTTTAA
- a CDS encoding sigma-70 family RNA polymerase sigma factor: MGEASELHWEKEKKLWLAMSSGDEEAREQLILAYRPLVYWVAKKFRVNGQRFSDLVQEGTLALIRAVDKFDVNLGHRFTTYACYRIRGQMLNFLQRVEAKAPIPVDIECEDGDETAEFREVEEIIMLREGLLQLPEREAHILRELVVECRNARELAEEMSLDVSHVYRLKKKALAQLKEWFSRECATSGAAAGIIR, from the coding sequence ATGGGCGAAGCAAGCGAACTTCACTGGGAAAAAGAAAAAAAACTCTGGCTTGCGATGTCCTCCGGAGACGAGGAGGCGCGAGAGCAGCTCATCCTCGCCTATCGTCCGCTGGTGTATTGGGTCGCTAAAAAGTTCAGGGTAAACGGGCAGCGCTTTTCCGACCTTGTGCAGGAGGGGACTCTGGCGTTGATACGCGCCGTCGATAAATTCGACGTGAACTTGGGGCACCGTTTTACAACCTATGCCTGCTACCGAATCAGAGGCCAGATGCTCAATTTTCTCCAGAGAGTGGAGGCGAAAGCCCCGATCCCCGTCGACATCGAGTGCGAGGACGGCGATGAAACGGCGGAATTTCGAGAAGTGGAGGAGATCATCATGCTGCGGGAGGGCCTTCTTCAGCTTCCCGAACGCGAAGCGCACATTTTGCGCGAGCTGGTGGTCGAATGCAGAAACGCCCGCGAGCTGGCGGAAGAAATGAGCCTTGACGTCAGCCACGTCTATCGTTTGAAGAAAAAGGCGCTGGCGCAATTGAAAGAATGGTTTTCTCGGGAATGTGCAACTTCTGGAGCGGCGGCAGGGAT